A genomic window from Zootoca vivipara chromosome Z, rZooViv1.1, whole genome shotgun sequence includes:
- the LOC132591496 gene encoding uncharacterized protein LOC132591496, translated as MTQNKKYNSGSLNNQTRRNSGQDHEMDLRELILSLRGDIGEMRREFTEMKSDLNEKVKSLEEKFDKMDTKTEDNANSIKELESQMKEVIEENKEMKKEVEELKTKISQLEEASKKSTREYREHKKESEKIRKENEEFKIKQEATWDALSILQMQAKERILRLRGVPEKQEEDIQKLIIVPLAKWIGISEEKMMENTESIFRVNSKKAKANRWPGDCLITLTSNKIRNMMLRNRRKNPLKIEGEEIIILKEIPPRILKKREKYHFLVNALNSKGIYYKWEIPEGITFTFKGIRKRIERLEDAEKFLRTYRNDFGGDRQIAEREPGPENAKQRHTDQEEDEESE; from the coding sequence ATGACCCAGAATAAAAAATACAACTCAGGCTCCCTAAATAATCAGACAAGGAGAAATTCGGGACAGGACCACGAAATGGATCTGAGAGAGCTCATCTTGAGCCTAAGGGGGGACATAGGGGAAATGAGGAGGGAATTTACAGAAATGAAAAGTGACCTGAATGAGAAAGTGAAGAGTCTGGAGGAAAAATTTGATAAAATGGATACAAAAACAGAGGACAATGCAAATTCAATAAAAGAATTAGAGTCCCAAATGAAAGAAGTAATagaggaaaataaagaaatgaaaaaagaggtaGAGGAACTCAAAACAAAAATTTCACAGTTAGAGGAAGCATCAAAGAAATCAACCAGAGAGTACAGAGAGCataaaaaagaaagtgaaaagaTCAGGAAGGAAAATGAGGAGTTCAAGATAAAACAAGAAGCGACATGGGATGCACTGTCGATCTTACAGATGCAAGCCAAGGAAAGGATTCTCAGATTAAGGGGAGTGCCAGAAAAACAGGAAGAAGATATACAAAAATTAATAATAGTGCCACTGGCGAAATGGATAGGAATAAGTGAGGAAAAAATGATGGAAAACACAGAAAGTATATTTAGAGTAAATTCTAAAAAGGCAAAAGCCAACAGATGGCCTGGGGACTGCCTAATCACATTAACATCAAACAAAATCAGAAATATGATGCTTCGAAATAGAAGGAAAAATCCATTGAAAATAGAAGGAGAGGAAATCATAATACTAAAGGAGATCCCGCCACGCATacttaaaaagagggaaaaatacCACTTCCTGGTAAACGCCCTGAACTCGAAAGGAATATACTATAAATGGGAAATCCCGGAAGGGATTACCTTTACCTTCAAAGGAATAAGGAAAAGAATAGAAAGGTTAGAGGATGCAGAAAAATTCCTAAGAACATATAGAAACGATTTTGGGGGTGACAGACAGATAGCAGAAAGAGAGCCCGGCccagaaaatgcaaaacaaagaCACACAGATCAGGAAGAAGACGAGGAAAGTGAATAA